In Reichenbachiella agarivorans, one genomic interval encodes:
- a CDS encoding T9SS type A sorting domain-containing protein, translating into MKTTLKTIALSLMIAMSTLAVAGEKTEKMISPELKVQISPLAGSKVAVTFNKLEGELVKVKIYDAYGALIYADKDVNSSKYAKAFDLSAYPAGKYSYSVSNDVYSVTKTVEKK; encoded by the coding sequence ATGAAAACGACGCTAAAAACAATCGCACTTTCTTTGATGATCGCTATGTCTACTCTTGCTGTTGCAGGTGAAAAGACTGAAAAAATGATAAGCCCAGAGCTTAAAGTACAAATCTCTCCATTGGCTGGTTCTAAAGTAGCCGTTACTTTCAACAAGTTGGAGGGAGAATTGGTCAAAGTAAAAATCTATGACGCTTACGGTGCATTGATCTACGCTGACAAAGACGTAAACAGCTCAAAATATGCGAAAGCATTTGACTTGTCAGCTTACCCAGCTGGAAAATATTCTTACTCTGTATCCAATGACGTGTACAGCGTAACTAAAACGGTAGAGAAGAAATAA
- a CDS encoding PQQ-dependent sugar dehydrogenase — MRTYLILLSIIVSMNSCSTPDNPTETKEEPEVIEPTDSLSSLKLPDGFKIEIYAEGVENARSMAMSDEGVLYVGTKDAGNLYALVDTDGDFKSDKKYTLAKDLNMPNGVAIKDGNLYVAEVSKLTRYDGIDQKLENLGEGTVIYENYPTEKHHGWKYIAFGPDGKLYIPVGAPCNICESKDEIYASITRINPDGSDREIYVHGVRNSVGFTWDEEGTLWFTDNGRDMLGDDMPPCELNKATEMGQHFGYPYCHGGDIADPEFGSKFPCSDFVVPAYKLGAHVAPLGVKFYTGTMFPASYSGSLIIAEHGSWNRTRKSGYRLMQVKVENGKAVSYDVFVEGWLDQEEQEAWGRPVDVLMLKDGSLLVSDDKAGMIYRISYSAA; from the coding sequence ATGAGAACATATCTGATCCTGCTGAGCATAATTGTTTCTATGAATTCTTGCTCTACCCCAGACAATCCTACTGAAACCAAAGAAGAACCAGAAGTAATAGAGCCAACAGACTCATTGTCGTCTCTCAAGCTGCCAGATGGTTTCAAGATCGAAATATATGCTGAAGGTGTCGAGAATGCTCGCTCCATGGCGATGAGTGACGAGGGAGTACTCTATGTGGGTACCAAAGATGCCGGTAACCTGTATGCACTAGTCGACACGGATGGCGATTTCAAATCAGACAAGAAATATACGCTCGCCAAAGACCTAAACATGCCTAATGGTGTGGCGATCAAAGACGGAAATCTCTACGTGGCAGAAGTCAGTAAATTGACCAGATATGATGGCATAGATCAGAAACTCGAAAACTTAGGAGAAGGAACTGTGATCTATGAAAATTACCCTACCGAAAAACATCATGGTTGGAAGTATATTGCATTTGGGCCAGATGGCAAGTTGTATATCCCAGTTGGTGCACCTTGCAACATCTGCGAAAGCAAAGATGAAATCTATGCCAGCATCACTCGTATCAACCCCGATGGCAGTGACAGAGAGATTTATGTCCACGGTGTTCGCAATTCAGTAGGTTTTACCTGGGACGAAGAGGGGACACTCTGGTTTACAGACAATGGCAGAGACATGCTAGGCGATGATATGCCTCCTTGTGAGTTGAACAAGGCCACTGAGATGGGGCAGCATTTTGGTTATCCCTATTGTCATGGAGGAGATATTGCAGACCCCGAGTTTGGATCAAAATTCCCTTGTTCTGATTTTGTCGTGCCTGCCTACAAGTTGGGAGCACATGTGGCACCCTTGGGAGTGAAGTTTTATACGGGTACAATGTTTCCCGCGTCTTACTCAGGCTCTTTAATCATCGCCGAGCATGGGTCTTGGAACAGAACTAGGAAATCTGGCTACCGTCTGATGCAAGTCAAAGTAGAGAATGGTAAAGCTGTGTCCTACGATGTGTTTGTAGAGGGCTGGCTGGATCAGGAGGAACAAGAAGCTTGGGGGCGACCTGTGGATGTACTGATGCTCAAAGACGGCTCGCTCTTGGTGTCAGACGACAAAGCTGGGATGATATACCGAATCAGTTACAGTGCTGCATGA
- a CDS encoding alpha/beta hydrolase, with protein sequence MIEKHRVTITTQATFHTLNQLTDTTQRIWIVCHGHGQLAEDFVLPFQFLDSKTNFVIALEGLSKFYLRGNQKVGASWMTKENRDMEIKNQTAYARTVLETLLGDRRIDQFEMVLLGFSQGASAIWRLAVHLQIPFSHLIHWAGSFPPELDYDDFDFLSRDAKVHGVLGDQDNYYDEEVFGLEINKIEKATGIKPVLFSYAGKHTVEQEALESLVLTF encoded by the coding sequence ATGATCGAGAAGCATAGGGTCACGATCACCACACAAGCTACCTTTCATACGCTGAATCAACTGACGGATACAACACAGCGTATCTGGATTGTCTGTCATGGACATGGACAGTTGGCGGAGGATTTTGTCCTGCCATTTCAGTTTTTGGATTCCAAAACTAATTTTGTGATTGCCTTAGAAGGCTTGTCCAAGTTCTACCTGAGAGGAAATCAAAAAGTAGGAGCGAGTTGGATGACCAAGGAAAACCGTGATATGGAGATCAAGAATCAAACAGCGTATGCCCGTACTGTTCTTGAGACCTTATTGGGTGATCGTAGAATCGATCAATTTGAGATGGTGTTGTTGGGCTTTTCGCAGGGGGCATCAGCTATTTGGAGGTTGGCAGTGCACCTACAGATTCCCTTTAGTCATTTGATTCATTGGGCGGGTAGTTTTCCTCCTGAGTTGGATTACGATGATTTTGATTTCCTATCTAGGGATGCCAAAGTCCATGGTGTCCTAGGAGATCAAGACAATTACTATGACGAGGAAGTATTCGGATTGGAAATAAACAAGATCGAAAAGGCCACAGGGATCAAACCTGTGTTGTTTTCTTATGCAGGAAAGCATACCGTGGAACAAGAAGCCTTGGAATCCCTAGTCCTTACAT